From the genome of Methanocalculus alkaliphilus:
ATCGATCGCCATTGGTGTCAGGATGGGGTAGATCGTCGTTATGAAGTATTCCTGGACATACTCCCTCTCCTCATCGCTGAGATCAGCCATTGCGATGATCGAGACACCGGCGTCTGTCAGTTTCGGAAGAAGCCTCTCCCGCCAGCATGTATCATAGAGGCGGTAGAGTTCATCCACCTCAATCTGAATCCTCCAGAGAAGATCCACCGGCATAATTCCGTCAGGAGGAGCTTTCCAGACCCCGTCTTTGATCTGGTGTCTCAGTCCTGATACCCGGACCATGAAGAATTCGTCAAGATTTGCACCGCAGATTGCAAGGAACTTTACCTGCTCAAGGAGGGGATGTCCATCATCATGTGCCTCTGCAAGCACCCTGCGGTTAAAGGAGAGCCAGGAGAGCTCCCGATTGATGTAATACTCCGTGGATGTGAGATCATGCGTCATGCCAGGCCCCCCTGTTTGTGATCATCCACCCCTGCGAGTCCAGGGGTTCCGGTCCGAGTTCCTGCCGCTGGTACCGGCCGTTCTCGTTCATCAGTCTCATCTTCAGGGTATCCTTGAGATGTATCCAGAGGATCTTCTCGATCAGCCTCTGCCGGATCGTTGCATCCCGTACCGGGTACAGGATCTCCACTCTCCGATCAAGGTTTCGTGGCATCAGGTCCGCAGATCCGATTAAGACGTCCTCTTCCCCGCCGTTCCTGAAGTAAAAAATTCGTGTGTGCTCAAGGAAACGCCCTACAATGGAAGAGACGGTGATATTTCGGGAAAGGCCGTGTACTCCTGGCCTGAGGCAGCATATCCCCCGTACCTGGAGGTGAATTCTGACCCCCTCCTCCGATGCCCTGTAGAGTGCCGCTATACAGGCGGGATCGACAAGGGCATTACATTTGAAGACGATGCAGCCGTCACCGGTCTCACGGTGGCGCTGGATCTCCCGGTTAATTCTCATGATGATATCATCACGCATCAGACCGTCCTTTCCATGGGAGACGAGGAATGTTCGGTATCGCCTCTTTGCCGAGTATCCGGTGAGCGCGTTGAAGAGATCGGCGGCATCGGATCCGACATCGGGATCAGCGGTAAAGATGCCGAGATCGGTATAGACCCGCGCCGTCTGGGCATTGTAGTTTCCGGTTCCGATGTGTGTATATGTGACGAGCCTCTCGCCTTCCCGCCTTATGACAATAGAGAGTTTGGCATGGACCTTCAGGCCGACGAGGCCATAGACGACATGCACCCCGGCACGCTCCAGCGCCCGTGCCCAGACGATGTTATTCTCCTCGTCGAAGCGTGCCTTCAGCTCCACAAGGACCGTCACCTGCTTGCCGCGTTCACGCGCCTCCATCAGGGCCTCAACGATGGGAGAGTTGGTGCCGGCCCGGTAGAGTGTCTGTTTGATGGCAAGGACATCCGGATCACGGGCGGCCTGCCTGATGAATGCCACCACAGGGTTGAAGCTGTCATAGGGGTGGTAGAGGAGATAGTCACGCTGCCTGATGGCTGCGAAGATCTGCTTTTCATTCTCAAGGCCGGGAGGCGTTATCGGAAGAAATGGCGGGTCTTTCAGCTCGGGCCGGTTGATTCCCGTCAGCTCCATCAGGTCTGCCATCCCGATCGGCCCGGTGCTGGTATCGACCTGGCTTGGATGGAGATGAAGTTTTCCCGCGAGCATCTCCCGGATCCAGGATGGGACGGATCTGTCCACCTCAAGCCGTACAGGCTGGCCTATCCGCCTGTGCTCGACACTTTCCTCGATGCTGGTGAGGAGATCTGATGCCTCGTCCTCCTCGATCTCAAAGTCTGCATCCCTCGTTACCCGGAATGGGTATGCCGCCTCCACGTCCATCCCTGGGAAGAGGAGATCGAGGTTATCAGCAATGAGGTCTTCAAGCATGACGAAATGATAGTGTCTCTTCCCTGTATCCGGCATCTCCACGAGCCTGATGAACCGTTTTACAATACCCCTTGGTACCTTGACCCTTGAGAAGAGTCGGCCACGCTGCGGGTGGTTGATGACCACGGCAAGATTCAGCGAGAGGTTGGATATAAACGGGAAGGGATGGGAGACATCAAAGGCCATCGGTGTAATGATCGGAAAAATATCCTTTATAAACCGTTCACGGGCCTTTTCTCTCCACTCCGGGGGGAGATCGTCCATCCTGTGGATGAAGATCCCTTCATCACGGAGCCGGGGGAGCAGATACTCCTCCCAGCATTCTGTCGCCTCTTCAAGGAGGGGGAGGAGTTCTGATCGGATCCCTGCGATCTGTTCTGCTGGTGAGAGGGCATCGGGGGGGCGCTCCAGTGCCCCGGCTGCCACCTGGCGCCAGAGTCCTGAGAGGCGTATCATCACAAATTCATCGAGATTGTTTGAGAATATCGAGAGGAACTTGACCCGCTCAAGGAGCGGGTGGTCGCTCTCCCATGCCTCCTCGAGGACTCTTCGGTTAAATTGTATCCAGGAGAGTTCACGGTTAAAGAAGACCTTCGGTGTGTTTATGAGGACCTGATCTGTCGTATCATCCCGGATGATGGCATCTCCGTCCATTATGATCATTGATACCATTGGGCTTGATGCAGATATTTGTTCCCGCATACGGATCTATCTTCCAAAAGAAGATAGTATGGCAGGGCAAAGAGAGATCATGCATCTTCATCCGGATGAGAGGAGCACCGTCTCTTTTGAGGAGACTGTGACAGCAATGCTTACCGCACCATCTGCCGACGAGAAGATAACCCATCTGAGATCTCTTACAGCGATGGATGGCCGCCGTGCCATCCCTCATCTCATTGCGGCACTGCGGGATGATGATAAAACGGTCCGGGCCTCGGCATCCGCATTCCTTACCTCCATCGGTGAGGGGGCTATTCCTGAGCTTGCAGCACTTCTGAAGGATCAGTGGTGGATAGTCCGGTACCGTGCCTGCGAGGCACTCGGGGAGATGAAGAGTTCCCAGACGCTTCCTCATCTCAGAAGATCCCTCCAGGATGAGAGGGATCATGTCCGGTACATGGCAGCCAAAGGGCTCGGCAGTCTTGGCAATCCTGCTGTTATTCAGGATATTACACCGCTCCTTGATGACGAGAACCCGTATGTCCGGGATATGGCACGGCGGGCGATTCAATCTCTCAGAGGGTGAAGAAGACCGGTTTGCGGCAGAGGATATCCATCACCCCGTTGCGCACCGTGTAATTTGAATGGAAGACATTGATCCTGGTCGGGAGGGGTATCCAGGTCTCGTGTTCGTTGACGACGATGGCAACTCTCTCCCTCTCGATCCTGGCATAGGGTGCCGATTTCAACATATTCTCAGGCGGGAGTCCGGCGGTGATATAAATCCGGTTTTCTGTCTCGATCATCTCAAATGGGAGATCAGCCGGGGGGGAGTAGGTTGGAACCAGAAGGTACCCGCCAAATCCGCCTTCGGGCCTGAGGATACACCCAATGATCCGCAGGGTTCCGGGACGCTTCCTGTACTCATCTTCAGGTCTGTACTGCTCCATACATCCCGGCAATCCTGTACCGTTCCCCCTCCTTCGTGACGATACCCCTTGATCCCAGACGCCCAAGCGCTATAGTGACCGCCTCTGGATCCCTCTCCATCACTTCGACGAGCTCGCCGAGGGTGAGATCCTGGTGGGAGAGCGTGATGATGATATCAAGATCCAGGTCGTCTTCACAGACCCCCCTGCTCATCCTGAAGATATCGTTCATCGTCGCCTCGATATCATGCTCAAGATTCTCAAGGGTGTCAAGGATACTCTCCCGTGCCCGTGCCATGCGCCTGAGCATTGAGAGGGATTCGATAAGACGGAGATCGGCTGAAGGGAGGCCTGCCACCCGCATCCCGTCTCCGTTCTTCCTCATCGAGACGACGATGTCAAATTCCTGGGAGAGATAATAATATTTCCTCCTCCGTTCATCGAGGAAGGAGGAGATGAGTGCCTCCCGCTCCATCATACCGAGATGATCGATCACCGCTTTTGGTGATATGATGAGACGGTCGGATATCTCGGTGACAAAACAGGGTTTTTGCCGAAGCAGCTCGATAATCCGCCTTCGATTACGATTTCCAAGGATGTCGAGCAGGCGGGAAACCTCGACGTGATTAAGCATACTAACATTATGTTAGGATTTTTAGTATAAAAAAGTTGGTATCAGGTGAGCCGATAGTTCGGGGCTTCATCTGTTATCATGATGTTATGTGGATGGCTCTCGTTGTATCCCGCTGAGGTGATCCTGACAAAACGTGACCGCTTCTGGAGGTCAGTGATCGTCTTTGCACCGGTATAGCCCATCGCCGACTTGAGGCCGCCGATAATCTGGTAGATGATATCAGATACCTCGCC
Proteins encoded in this window:
- the ppk1 gene encoding polyphosphate kinase 1, whose protein sequence is MIIMDGDAIIRDDTTDQVLINTPKVFFNRELSWIQFNRRVLEEAWESDHPLLERVKFLSIFSNNLDEFVMIRLSGLWRQVAAGALERPPDALSPAEQIAGIRSELLPLLEEATECWEEYLLPRLRDEGIFIHRMDDLPPEWREKARERFIKDIFPIITPMAFDVSHPFPFISNLSLNLAVVINHPQRGRLFSRVKVPRGIVKRFIRLVEMPDTGKRHYHFVMLEDLIADNLDLLFPGMDVEAAYPFRVTRDADFEIEEDEASDLLTSIEESVEHRRIGQPVRLEVDRSVPSWIREMLAGKLHLHPSQVDTSTGPIGMADLMELTGINRPELKDPPFLPITPPGLENEKQIFAAIRQRDYLLYHPYDSFNPVVAFIRQAARDPDVLAIKQTLYRAGTNSPIVEALMEARERGKQVTVLVELKARFDEENNIVWARALERAGVHVVYGLVGLKVHAKLSIVIRREGERLVTYTHIGTGNYNAQTARVYTDLGIFTADPDVGSDAADLFNALTGYSAKRRYRTFLVSHGKDGLMRDDIIMRINREIQRHRETGDGCIVFKCNALVDPACIAALYRASEEGVRIHLQVRGICCLRPGVHGLSRNITVSSIVGRFLEHTRIFYFRNGGEEDVLIGSADLMPRNLDRRVEILYPVRDATIRQRLIEKILWIHLKDTLKMRLMNENGRYQRQELGPEPLDSQGWMITNRGAWHDA
- a CDS encoding HEAT repeat domain-containing protein; translation: MAGQREIMHLHPDERSTVSFEETVTAMLTAPSADEKITHLRSLTAMDGRRAIPHLIAALRDDDKTVRASASAFLTSIGEGAIPELAALLKDQWWIVRYRACEALGEMKSSQTLPHLRRSLQDERDHVRYMAAKGLGSLGNPAVIQDITPLLDDENPYVRDMARRAIQSLRG
- a CDS encoding ArsR family transcriptional regulator gives rise to the protein MLNHVEVSRLLDILGNRNRRRIIELLRQKPCFVTEISDRLIISPKAVIDHLGMMEREALISSFLDERRRKYYYLSQEFDIVVSMRKNGDGMRVAGLPSADLRLIESLSMLRRMARARESILDTLENLEHDIEATMNDIFRMSRGVCEDDLDLDIIITLSHQDLTLGELVEVMERDPEAVTIALGRLGSRGIVTKEGERYRIAGMYGAVQT